In the genome of Magnolia sinica isolate HGM2019 chromosome 2, MsV1, whole genome shotgun sequence, one region contains:
- the LOC131236927 gene encoding protein OXIDATIVE STRESS 3-like has translation MDASFNTQNKHGIMDDEHGHHLFESSLSSSSDLSSDSVASFLSDSTEEVTSSASSSSSDRPAGGSLYEMSSLMEQLPFKRGLSKYFQGKSQSFTSLSNVKCIEELAKPENPYKKKLKSCKSYGGGLDSHRSHSPGPSSKTISKKSSRSSCSSLNARRNGFLANRPPIPTHRTSSLSNQTPLFA, from the exons ATGGATGCTTCTTTCAATAcacaaaacaagcatgggatCATGGATGATGAACATGGTCATCATCTCTTTGAGTCTTCATTATCTTCGTCGTCTGATCTTTCCAGCGATTCGGTTGCGTCGTTTCTGTCGGATTCGACCGAGGAAGTGACTTCTTCTGCATCGTCTTCTTCGTCAGATCGGCCAGCTGGGGGGTCTCTTTATGAGATGTCCTCTCTCATGGAACAACTTCCATTCAA GAGGGGACTTTCAAAGTATTTCCAAGGAAAATCTCAATCATTTACATCTCTATCAAACGTGAAATGCATAGAGGAGCTAGCCAAGCCAGAGAACCCTTACAAGAAGAAGCTGAAGTCATGCAAGAGCTATGGAGGGGGATTAGACAGCCACAGATCACACTCTCCTGGACCATCTTCTAAGACCATATCAAAGAAGTCTTCCAGGAGTTCTTGTTCTTCTCTTAATGCAAGGAGGAATGGTTTTTTGGCGAACAGGCCCCCAATCCCTACTCATAGAACTAGTTCTCTTTCTAATCAAACCCCTTTGTTTGCTTGA
- the LOC131236926 gene encoding AP-1 complex subunit sigma-1 produces MIHFVLLISRQGKVRLTKWYSPYTQKERSKVLRELSGVILTRGPKLCNFVEWRGYKVVYKRYASLYFCMCIDQDDNELEILEIIHHFVEILDRYFGSVCELDLIFNFHKAYYILDELLIAGELQESSKKTVARLIAAQDSLVETAKEEASSISNIIAQATK; encoded by the exons ATG ATTCACTTTGTTCTTCTTATTAGCCGGCAAGGAAAAGTGAGGTTGACAAAATGGTATTCTCCTTATACGCAGAAGGAAAGATCCAAG GTACTCCGAGAGCTCAGTGGAGTGATTCTCACCCGGGGTCCAAAGCTCTGTAATTTCGTCGAGTGGAGGGGATACAAAGTTGTATATAAAAG ATATGCCAGCCTCTACTTTTGTATGTGCATTGACCAGGATGACAATGAACTGGAGATCCTTGAAATTATTCACCATTTCGTTGAGATTCTAGACCGTTATTTTGGCAGT GTCTGTGAGTTGGATTTGATCTTCAATTTTCACAAG GCATACTATATACTAGATGAGCTCCTGATTGCTGGTGAACTTCAAGAATCAAGCAAGAAAACTGTGGCACGACTCATAGCTGCGCAG GACTCGTTGGTGGAGACCGCAAAAGAGGAGGCTAGTTCTATAAGCAATATCATTGCACAGGCCACAAAATAG